One part of the Vitis riparia cultivar Riparia Gloire de Montpellier isolate 1030 chromosome 6, EGFV_Vit.rip_1.0, whole genome shotgun sequence genome encodes these proteins:
- the LOC117916048 gene encoding uncharacterized protein LOC117916048 yields the protein MSTPTSEAYEWFCCGDCDNKLAPFNGLVKELVSQCNSESSWLLFRENTGLNVKFKGRKAINLPPASITSIQVTDEGRISHTDVANIHCSKCEGHVGWKIIHEHSDDPIIHKGQFILHNSFGGGRLSLKL from the exons ATGTCTACGCCAACATCTGAAGCCTACGAGTGGTTCTGTTGTGGGGATTGTGATAACAAGCTTGCTCCTTTTAATGGTCTCGTTAag GAACTTGTTTCACAATGCAATAGCGAAAGTAGTTGGCTCCTCTTTCGTGAAAACAC TGGCTTGAATGTGAAGTTTAAAGGAAGAAAGGCAATTAATCTACCTCCAGCTAGTATTACGTCCATTCAGGTTACAGATGAAGGTCGGATATCTCATACTGATGTGGCCAATATCCACTGTTCTAAATGTGAAGGTCATGTTGGGTGGAAAATT ATTCATGAGCACAGCGATGACCCAATAATCCATAAAGGCCAATTCATACTGCATAATTCTTTTGGGGGAGGCAGACTTTCTCTCAAGTTATAA
- the LOC117916046 gene encoding NAC domain-containing protein 2-like, with amino-acid sequence MNLSELSEDASLQTVVGKAEEVENSSSQGGELFDLNSLPPGYIFNPTDAESIVFYLRKKIDNQSLPPNKIIEVNLYAYDPDELAAIYEPTGNDEWFYFTPRERKYRNGQRPNRSIGEGYWKATGADKEIKFEDRTVGYRKALVFYRGSPQNGVKTNWIMHEFTVAKPPGPPRRSGVNDMRLDDCVLCRVYRTDERIYKRSRDASRLDESGPSSSKIPRLDLNPNPNGVNNPYEEQYYYNSIQMPLQAQQQQPRTEIFQAPQEPDHFALQSNTQYPILDPSVLMPLPTPHQSIHYIGNEFGGQGLDNFDIMNGAIGNSSFDAGNSNDFGNVPGFDSTDYVYPMIDYGNHAAPMPSNMNGNYGRQL; translated from the exons atgaatctttcAGAACTTAGTGAGGATGCAAGTCTACAAACAGTAGTGGGAAAAGCAGAAGAAGTGGAGAATAGTAGTAGTCAAGgtggagagctttttgatcttaattctttaccACCAGGATACATATTTAATCCCACAGATGCCGAAAGTATAGTTTTCTACTTGAGGAAGAAGATTGATAATCAGTCATTGCCACCGAACAAGATAATAGAAGTCAATCTTTATGCTTATGATCCTGATGAACTTGCAG CGATATACGAGCCAACCGGGAATGATGAATGGTTCTATTTCACTCCAAGGGAAAGGAAATATCGGAATGGGCAACGTCCCAATAGGTCAATTGGAGAAGGATACTGGAAGGCCACCGGAGCTGATAAAGAGATCAAATTTGAGGATCGAACGGTGGGGTATCGGAAAGCTTTAGTCTTCTACCGAGGAAGCCCTCAAAACGGAGTCAAAACCAACTGGATCATGCATGAATTCACAGTTGCTAAACCTCCCGGGCCTCCAAGAAGAAGTGGTGTCAATGATATGAGG TTGGATGACTGTGTTCTATGCAGAGTCTATAGGACAGACGAAAGGATCTACAAAAGATCACGGGATGCGTCTAGGCTTGATGAATCAGGCCCATCAAGCTCTAAGATTCCGAGACTTGACCTTAACCCTAATCCTAATGGGGTCAATAATCCATATGAGGAGCAGTACTATTATAATAGCATCCAGATGCCTCTCCAAGCCCAACAGCAACAACCTAGAACTGAAATATTCCAAGCCCCTCAAGAACCAGATCATTTTGCTCTGCAAAGCAACACCCAATACCCCATCCTGGACCCTAGTGTCTTGATGCCACTGCCCACTCCTCATCAGTCTATACACTATATTGGGAACGAATTTGGAGGTCAGGGTCTAGATAACTTTGATATAATGAATGGCGCCATTGGCAACAGCAGCTTTGATGCAGGGAATAGTAATGATTTTGGCAACGTCCCTGGGTTCGATTCAACTGATTATGTATATCCGATGATTGATTATGGCAACCATGCTGCACCGATGCCTTCAAACATGAATGGCAACTACGGCCGGCAGCTATAG
- the LOC117916047 gene encoding uncharacterized protein LOC117916047, with the protein MTSARSNWWYCCSGCANKLAPFSGLFKELLSHRTPESRLLLIRGNGGLTNVNFQGKESINQVPTCVTPAQLQDECWMAQTNLTNIHCSNCDTHVGWKIINELSNHPIVRPGQYILRIDSENEIIYWERPRPR; encoded by the exons ATGACATCAGCGAGATCCAACTGGTGGTACTGTTGTTCGGGCTGCGCAAACAAGCTTGCTCCTTTTAGTGGTCTCtttaag GAACTTCTTTCGCATCGCACTCCGGAAAGTCGTCTCCTCCTCATTCGGGGCAACGG TGGATTGACGAATGTGAACTTTCAAGGAAAAGAGTCGATTAATCAAGTTCCAACTTGCGTTACACCTGCTCAGCTTCAAGATGAATGTTGGATGGCTCAAACGAATCTGACCAATATCCACTGTTCTAATTGTGATACTCATGTTGGATGGAAAATT ATTAATGAGCTCAGCAATCACCCAATAGTCCGTCCAGGCCAATACATACTGCGGATTGATTCTGAGAATGAGATTATTTACTGGGAGAGGCCCAGGCCACGATGA
- the LOC117916208 gene encoding sulfite reductase 1 [ferredoxin], chloroplastic: MATSVGAANAAVFKDPKIQTQIQTFKAFKPWTALPVTTPRSRPRSSPSVIRAVSTPVKPDTTTSEPKRSKVEIFKEQSNFIRYPLNEELLTDAPNINEAATQLIKFHGSYQQANRDERGPKSYSFMLRTKNPCGKVPNKLYLAMDDLADEFGIGTLRLTTRQTFQLHGVLKKDLKTVMSTIIRSMGSTLGACGDLNRNVLAPAAPFARKDYLFAQETADNIAALLTPQSGFYYDMWVDGERLMSAEPPEVTRARNDNSHGTNFLDSPEPIYGTQFLPRKFKVAVTVPTDNSVDIFTNDVGVVVVSDANGEPLGFNIYVGGGMGRTHRLETTFPRLSESLGFVRKEDILYAVKAIVVTQRENGRRDDRKYSRMKYLIDSWGIEKFRSVVEQYYGKKFEPIHELPEWEFKSYLGWHEQGDGGLFCGLHVDNGRIGGKMKKTLREVIEKYNLDVRLTPNQNIILCNIRSAWKRPITTALAQAGLLHPRYVDPLNITAMACPALPLCPLAITEAERGIPDLLKRVRAVFEKVGLKYNESVVIRVTGCPNGCARPYMAELGLVGDGPNSYQIWLGGTPNQTSLARTFMNKVKIQDLEKVFEPLFYYWKRKRQTKESFGNFTNRMGFEKLQELVDKWEGPVMSPSRFNLKLFADKETYEAVDALAKLQNKNAHQLAMEVIRNFVAAQQNGKGE, translated from the exons ATGGCGACGTCCGTCGGAGCGGCGAACGCCGCCGTCTTCAAGGATCCCAAGATTCAGACTCAGATTCAGACTTTCAAAGCATTCAAGCCTTGGACTGCTCTTCCTGTAACTACTCCACGCTCACGCCCACGCTCGTCTCCTTCAGTCATCAGAGCTGTTTCCACG CCAGTAAAGCCTGACACCACTACCTCTGAGCCTAAGCGTAGTAAGGTTGAAATATTCAAAGAACAAAGTAACTTCATCAGATACCCTCTTAATGAGGAGCTGTTAACAGATGCCCCGAATATAAATGAGGCTGCTACGCAATTGATTAAGTTCCATGGAAGCTATCAACAGGCTAACAGAGATGAACGTGGTCCAAAGTCGTACTCATTTATGCTTCGGACCAAGAACCCTTGTGGAAAAGTCCCTAATAAGCTCTACTTAGCCATGGATGATCTTGCTGATGAATTTGGAATTGGAACACTTCGCTTAACCACCAGACAAACTTTTCAACTCCATGGGGTTTTGAAGAAGGACCTAAAGACAGTAATGAGCACCATCATTAGAAGCATGGGTTCAACTCTTGGGGCCTGTGGTGATCTCAACAGGAATGTTCTTGCTCCTGCTGCTCCATTTGCAAGAAAAGATTACCTGTTTGCCCAGGAAACGGCAGATAACATTGCTGCACTCCTAACTCCACAGTCAGGTTTTTACTATGATATGTGGGTGGATGGAGAGAGACTTATGTCAGCAGAACCTCCTGAAGTCACGAGGGCCCGCAACGACAATTCTCATGGAACCAATTTCCTTGACTCACCCGAGCCCATTTATGGAACTCAGTTCTTGCCCCGGAAGTTCAAAGTTGCAGTTACTGTGCCAACAGATAACTCGGTGGATATTTTCACAAATGATGTTGGTGTTGTTGTTGTTTCTGATGCTAATGGAGAGCCTCTGGGTTTCAATATCTAT GTTGGTGGTGGTATGGGAAGAACACATAGATTGGAGACCACTTTCCCACGTCTGTCAGAGTCATTGGGATTTGTACGAAAAGAAGATATACTGTATGCAGTGAAAGCTATTGTTGTTACCCAACGGGAAAATGGGAGAAGAGATGATCGTAAGTATAGTagaatgaaatatttgatcGACTCTTGGGGGATTGAGAAGTTCAGAAGTGTTGTCGAGCAATACTATGGAAAGAAATTTGAGCCTATACATGAGTTACCAGAGTGGgaatttaaaagttatttggGATGGCATGAGCAG GGTGATGGTGGTTTATTTTGTGGGCTTCATGTTGATAATGGTCGTATTGGGGGAAAAATGAAGAAGACATTAAGGGAGGTAATTGAGAAGTATAACTTGGATGTGCGTCTCACACCAAACCAGAACATTATCTTGTGCAATATTCGCAGTGCATGGAAGCGCCCTATCACTACTGCTCTTGCCCAGGCAGGTCTGCTG CATCCAAGGTATGTAGATCCCCTTAACATAACGGCAATGGCATGCCCAGCTCTACCACTGTGCCCTCTTGCAATAACTGAAGCTGAGCGGGGAATACCTGACCTCCTCAAGCGGGTTCGAGCTGTATTTGAAAAG GTTGGTCTCAAGTACAATGAATCTGTGGTTATTCGGGTAACTGGCTGCCCTAATGGTTGTGCGAGACCTTACATGGCTGAACTTGGACTTGTCGGTGATGGTCCCAACAGCTATCAG ATCTGGCTCGGGGGAACACCCAATCAAACCTCATTGGCGAGAACCTTCATGAATAAAGTTAAGATTCAAGACCTTGAGAAGGTTTTTGAACCTTTGTTCTATTACTGGAAACGCAAGAGACAAACTAAGGAATCATTCGGCAACTTCACCAACCGCATG GGATTTGAGAAACTTCAAGAGTTGGTTGACAAATGGGAAGGTCCAGTGATGTCTCCATCTCGGTTCAACCTGAAGCTTTTTGCTGACAAGGAGACATATGAAGCCGTGGATGCACTTGCAAAGCTCCAGAACAAGAATGCCCATCAGTTAGCCATGGAAGTAATTCGCAATTTTGTTGCTGCCCAGCAAAATGGCAAAGGTGAATGA